GAAATCGATGCATTCCTGAAGTTCTCAGGAAATGCATCTTTTGGAGTTTCAATATCCTTAGAGACTTTACAGGATATTATTGTCGTGATCAGAATGGCGAAGGTCACGATTTTGGTTATATAATTTTTCATTGTCTTTTTATTAGATTTCTTTATCCGTTGTATGTGATTTTTTTAACACATAGGAACATAGTTTTTTTTAACCTAAAGAAGGTGTTTCACTTGCATCAACAAACATAGCTGTGTGTTGAAACTAGTTTCTTTTATTCTCTTTTTTTTAAACTAAAAATCTATGTTTCTATGTGTTTAAATATTTTTTTAATCTCATCAACAGATTATATCTCTGTACAAGCATCTTTTTTGGTTTCAAGATCTTTCGAGATTCTGTATGATATATATCCGATGCCAAATAGGATGGCAACAAGAATTGTGGTTATATAGTTTTCCATATTTTATTTTTCTTCGTTGTGAATGACAGCGATTGGTTTGCCGCTGAATTTTTCTTGTAAATATTGGAATACGATGAACAATACAGGAATAATAAATAATCCTAAAATTACTCCTGAGATCATTCCTCCCGCAGCTCCAATACTGATGGAGTGATTTCCTTGAGCCGATGGTCCTTTGGCGCTCATCATTGGTACTAAACCAACAATAAAGGCTAGAGACGTCATGATAATTGGTCTTAGACGAAGTTTCGCAGCATCTATAGAAGCTTTTACTAATGCCATACCAGATTTTCGTTTTTGTACCGCAAATTCCACAATCAAAATGGCATTTTTAGCGAGCAGTCCAATCAGCATGACAAGGGCAACTTGTACATAAATATTGTTTTCGATTCCTGTTAAACCAATTGCCACAAATACTCCAAAAATACCTGCAGGGATTGATAGAATAACCGCTAGAGGAAGGATATAACTCTCATACTGTGCAGCAAGTAGGAAATAAATGAATATCAAACACAGTAAGAAAATTGTAGCCGACTGCCCTCCAGAAGAAATCTCTTCACGCGTTTGGCCCGAGAATTCAAACCCGTAACCTGCAGGCAATTGTTGTTTGGCAACTTCTTCAATTGCTTTAATGGCATCTCCAGAACTAAATCCAGGTTTCGGAATCGCATTAATAGAAATTGAGTTAAACAAATTATATCGAGAAGCGGTTTCAGAACCATAAATACGAGTTAGTTTTACTAAGGTATTTATCGGCACCATTTCGCCTGTTTTATTTTTAACGAATACACGGTCAATTGCTGTTGGATCAGCTCTGTCGGCAATATCAGCCTGAACAACCACACGGTAATATTTACCAAATCGATTGAAATCTGATGCTTGTGCACTACCAAAATAAGCCTGCATCGTTTGTAAAATGTCTTTTACATTAACACCTAACTGATTCGCTTTTTCGTCATTGATATCCAATTGTAATTGAGGATAATCAGCTTTGAAAGAGGTAAAGGCAACCGCAATTTCCGGACGTTTCATTAATTCGCCAATGAAATTTTGAGAGATTCCACTGAATTTATCCAGTTTTCCTCCAGTTTTGTCCTGAAGAACCAAATCTAAAGCCTCAACGTTACTAAATCCGGGAACAGTTGGGAAACTGAATACGAAGAAACTTCCACCAGAAATAGCGCCTAATTTTCCACGAACCTGATTCATGATTTCGTCGATGTTTTTAACTTCTCCACGTTCTTCGTTTGGTTTCAGCAATACGAAAACAACCGCAGAAGATGGACTCGTAGAATTCGTCAATAAGTTGAATCCTGAAATCGCTGTTACAAATCGTGAAGCATCTAAACCTCTTAATGTATTTTCAGCCTCAGTCATTACTTTTTGAGTTCCGTCAAGAGATGTTCCAGAAGGTGTATTTACTGCAATCGCAATAAATCCTTGATCTTCTGTTGGAATAAATCCTGCTGGAGTCGTTTTTACTAATAAAATAGTTGCAGCAGTAATAGCAGCTAATCCGCCTAAACTCAACCATTTTTTTCTGATTAAGAATTTCAATCCGCCAACATAACGGTTTGTAAGCGATTCAAAACTGCTGTTAAAAGCGGTAAAGAATTTTTCTTTAAATCCTTTTTTCTCATAAGGCGCATCGTGATCGTGTGCTCCATGATTGTCTTTCAAAAATAATGCAGCAAGCGCAGGACTCAAAGTCAAGGCATTAACAGCCGAAATTACAATTGCAATCGCCATCGTAAAGGCAAACTGACGATAGAAAACTCCCGTAGAACCTTCCATAAAACCAACCGGCAGGAAAACAGCAGCCATTACCAGCGTAATCGAGATAATAGCACCCGTTATTTCGTGCATTGCTTCATGCGTGGCGATTTTTGGAGACAAACGTTTGTGCTCCATTTTCGCATGCACGGCTTCGACGACCACAATCGCGTCATCTACCACAATACCAATCGCCAGAATTAATGCGAAAAGCGTTAGAAGGTTGATCGAGAATCCGAATAGCTGCATGAAGAAGAACGTTCCTAAAATTGCTACAGGTACAGCAATAGCCGGAATTAATGTTGATCTAAAATCTTGCAGGAAGATAAATACCACAACGAAAACCAAAATAAAAGCTTCCAGTAAGGTATGTTCTACCTGTTCGATTGATTGGTCTAAAGATACTTTTGTACTATAGAATATATTGTGTTTAATGCCTGTTGGAAAATCTTTAGAAGCTTTTTCCATCATTTTATTGATCGCAATCTGAATATCGTTTGAGTTTGATCCAGCTAACTGAATAACCCCAATTACAATTCCTTTTTTGCCATTTAATCGCGTTAAACTGTTGTAAGAGTAAGCACCCAATTCAACTCTCGCGACATCTTTTAAGCGAAGAACAGAACCGTCAGGATTAGAACGAATCGCAATGTTTTGATAATCTTCAGGTTTAGTAAGTTTTCCTTTGTATTTAATTACGTATTCAAAAACTTCAGTACTTCTTTCACCAAATTTACCTGGCGCAGCTTCCAAACTTTTGTCCTGAATGGCTGCCATTACTTCATTTGGCGTTACTTTGTAAGTTGACATTTGTGTCGGGTTTAACCAAACACGCATCGAGTAATCTTTTACACCACCAAAAATACTGGCGGAACCAACTCCGGGAATACGTTTTAATTCCGGAATAATATTAATCTGCGCGTAGTTGGCCACAAAAGTCTGATCGTATTTTGACTCATCTTCGGTGTACATACCAATCGCCATGATGAAACTGTTTTGTTGTTTCGCCGTGATGATACCTTGCTGTACAACCTCGGCAGGCAATTGACTTGTTGCCTGAGCCACTCTGTTTTGTACGTTTACCGCAGCCTGATCGGCATCTGTTCCTAGCTTGAAGAAAACAGTAATCGCCAAACTACCATCATTACTTGCAGTAGAACTCATGTAAGTCATGTTTTCTACACCATTTATTGACTCTTCCAGAGAAGGTGCCACAGAACGTAAAACCGTTTCTGCATTCGCTCCAGGATATACCGCCGTTACCAAAACCGATGGTGGCGCAATATCAGGAAACTGTTGTAAAGGCAGTTTAGTTAAACCAAGCACACCCAGAATCACCAATAAAATGGAAATTACAGTTGCCAGTACTGGTCTTTGTATAAATATTTTGAACATTATTTCTTTTGATTATTTTTTGTTAGTTACTTCGGCAACTTTAGTTGATTTTTCAGGCTGAATCGCTTGTCCGTCCTGAAGTTTGTCAATACCGCTTAACACGATTTGATCACCAGATTTTACGCCGTCTTTAATTAAATAATTCGTACCGCTTTTCCCTACAACGGTAATTGGCATTTTAGTTACTTTGTTGTCTTTTCCAACAGTGAAAACAAATACTTTGTCCTGCATTTCAACAGTTGCAGCCTGCGGAACCAAAATAGCATCATCGTGGTTTAATCCTAAACGAATTCTTCCTGTGTTTCCAGAACGTAAAATTCCATTCGCATTTGGGAAAGTCGCTCTAATTGTGATCGCTCCGGTTGTTTTATCAAACTGACCGTCAACCATATCGATTTTTCCTGTTTTAGGATAAGCGCTGTTATCCGCCAAAATCAAAGTTACAGGAGGTAATTTTTTGATTTTATCACCTAATGAACTTCCGGCATATTGCTCTTTAAAGTTGATGAAATCAGTTTCACCCAAAGAGAAATAAGCAAACACTTCGTGAACATCAGACAGCGTAGTAAGAGCCTCTACATCAGAAGCAGAAACTAAACTTCCTTGTTTTTTAGGTAATCTTCCAATGTAACCACTGACCGGAGCTGTTACATTTGTATATCCTAAATTAATTTTAGCAGAACCCACCATTGCTTTTGCCTGCTCGATATTGGCAGCAGCGATTTTTTGAGTTGCTTTAGCCGTTTTTAATTGATAATCAGAAACTACTTTATTTTGAACAAGCGGAGTCAGTTTATCAACTTCTAAGTTAGCGTTGATTAAAGCCGCTTCAGCCGCATGAAGACTTGCCAAGGCATTGTTTAACTGCTCACGGAACGGACGCTCATTGATTTTGAATAACGTCTGTCCTTTGTTTACGTAAGCACCTTCGTCAACAAAAATTCTGTCTAGGTTTCCGCTTACCTGCGGACGAATTTCAACGTCTACAGTTCCTTGGATAGAAGCAGGATATTCTGAGTCAGTGATGGTGTTTGCACTTGTGATTGCCAACACTGGTAAAACCGGTGGAGGTGGAGCAGTAGGAGCCTGATTTTTGTCTCCACAGCTGCTTAAAACTAATGCCAGAATAAAACTGGTTATAATTACATTTTTCATTTTCATTTTGGTTTTAATTGGTTGAACATTTTCTCGGGTAAAAATTGTTGGAATTCTAGAATTCTCGGGATTCATATTTAATTGAATTAAATTATCTAACGTTGTTAAGTAAAAGTGCACAAATTCCCATACAGCAAGCCTTTCCGATTTTATTTAAAATCAGTATTAAATTATCTAACGTTGTTAAGTAAATAAGTAAAAAAACTCTTTATTACCTTTATTAAATTTTCTAACAGTGTTAAGCGAAAGTTATAAAAAAAAAGGACTTTTACATTATCCCGTTTAAATCATTTTACACTGTTAAGTAAAATTGAAAATTTTTTTATTGTATTGATTTGATGATGCCAGTAATGGCATCCTTCAAAATTTGAGCATTAATTGTTTCTAAAATATCACTTTTGTTAATAATATTGATGGCGATTAAACCATGAATAACAGAAAAGAAAGTGAAGTACTTTTGCTTTATAATATCTTCAGTAGGGTTGCTGTCTTTCATGATTTCAGCAATCACACCAGTGAATAATTTGTAAGGTGCTTCCTGAGCCGAACATCGCTGCGCGCAGCACGTCATTTGAACACCAAACATAAGTTGATACATTTCAGTATTAGTAAAAGCGAAATCCCAATAGGTCATCCACATGGCTTCTAACTGATCTTCTGGTTTCTCAAACTTGTCTCTTGCAGTTTGCAGTTCCTTAGCCAGTTTCATAAAACCTTTGCCAGTCAGTTCTTCTAAAATTGCTTCTTTATTTGAGAAATATTCATAAATAATAGGAGCAGTATATTCGATTTTGTCGGCAATTTTACGCATACTCAAACCATTCCAGCCTTCTTCTTTTACGATATCATAAGCAGCGCCAAGAATATTACTTCTTGTCTCTTCTTTTTGTCTTAAAATTCGATCTTTGCTAGCCATTGTATTCAAGTATTAAATCGTTTAACACTGTTAGGCAAATGTATGGCGGTTTTTCGAATTACAAAATATTTTTATCATAATATTTTCTTATCGTACAATAAATAATTTCAAAAGCACTTGAAAAGTATTGATTTAATTGAGGTTTTTATTTTTAAAATAAATTTTGGAGCAGCGCATTTTTTCCTTTTTAAGACCTTTTGTCCCGCTCCACATTATATCTTTTATGGCGAACCCCGCCATAAAAGGATATCATTTCGATCGGGGCTAGGCGAGAATGTATCATTTTCATAATTTTTCTGTAGAAAGACGAATAAAAAAATCGATGTTCAACTGGACTGAAGTCTAGCTCTACAATATGCATAGAGCCTCTGGCTCTTTTTTACGGGATGAATAAGAAAAATTCCGTAGGAATGCCTCATATTGTAGGACTGGACTTTAGTCCAGTTATCTTCGTCAGGATTGACAAAAAACACCGGCACACCCACCTGTATTTATTTTTTTCGTAACATTACAATAAAAAAATGAACCCACTAACTACCATAAAAACCACATTTGCAGTTTTATTTTTCCAACAAATAATCTTTGCGCAGGAATCCAAAAAAGAAACAGCACCACAATACACAATCGAAAACTGTGTCAATCATTTTGAATTAGACAAAGCCACGAAAACCAAAGTAGGTTATCAATATTGGTTTGCGGATAAAAACTTCACTCATGAAAACACTTTAAAAATGAGTATAGTCGAACCAGGAAAATCGACACATGCACCGCACCATCATCCCGAAGAAGAATTCTTTTATATTTTAGAAGGCTCAGCTTCTTTTTTCTTGGATGGAAAAACGGTTGTAGTTGGACCAAATACGAGTTTGTACTGTCCGCCAAATGCAGAACACGGAATAAGCAACGCCGGAAATACCAATTTGAAATATTTGGTTATTAAGAAGGATTTGAGGTAGGTTATAATTCCATATTTTTAATGAACCAATGAATATAACTTGTTTTTATATTTTCTAATGCTGTTTCTTTTGTTAAAAGTGACTTCTTTGGCAGTATTTTAGATAAAATTAAGTTGACTTTTAGATTTACTATTTGATTGGAATTATTAATTCGAATAGGTTGGCCTAAAACGGAATGAAAATCCATTTTATAATTTGAAGATAAATATGTTATTTCAACAAAATTCCATATGTCGAAATAGACTACAAGGTTATTAATTGAAGGATTAATCTCTTTGAGGTACTCTTCGAAATTTTTGTAATTCTGAATTTCTTTTATTTTTTCTTTTCCAAAATTGTCCAGTTTTCCAGTTTCATCATCAACAAACAAAAAAATCTGTCCGCGCTTTTTTGCAGTTTTTAGAATATCTTTTTTTGTAATTTTTTTTGAAAGTTTTGCATCAATGAAATCACTATTGAAATTGTTTTCATTTTGATTTAATTGCTTAACTAGGTTTTCAATTTCCTTTTTTTCTATTCTTTTGTTTACTGATTTAATAATTGTATCCGAAATCTTGAGGTCGTTTTTCTCTGTTTCAGAATTGTACACATAGGAATTTGTTATGGTTTGAAATTCTGTTAAAATAAAAAAAGAATCATTTTCTTGAAATTTTAAAATTTCCTTTGTTTCATATTGTCCTATTTCTCCAAAGTTATGTTTCCCAATAGAATATTTTAAAACCAATTCTTTTTCAGAAGAAGTTTGTCCAATCAGTTTAACTGAGATTAGAAATAAGATAGTATATAGTTTAATCATCAAAATTTTTACTTCAAGAGTCTTTCTTCAAATGTATCGATTTTTGATTGCAACTTAATATTTAGGTTATTAATAATCATCTTGGACAATTTGAAAAGATTTTTTCCATAACCCTTCCTTCTTTGTATAGAGCGCTAGACTTGAATTTCCGTAACCTGTACAACAACATAAATTTGCAAGATATATAAATGAGGTATTATCACTTTTAAAGTATATAGGGTCTGAAATCATAATGGCTTGATTGCTTATATCTTTGTCAAGACATTCTACAATATCCGATTTCTGAATTAATTTACGATTACTAAAATCTCCTTCTTTCCATTCCTTTTTGTATTGTCTTCGAATAGCTGCAGCAAGATATTCTAATTCTTCACACGTGAGTATAAGGTTTTCACCCTGCATGTTTGGATTCGTTATATACGGTTTTTCAAGCATCAATTTTAATAAATGCTCTACGTTTACAGAATCAATTTTTGTAACAATGAAAGTTTCACCTTTATTAAATGCTTCTTGCCTGATGACATCATTTAATTGATCTCTTTTTATCATTTCATAATCTCGTATTTGTGCAAACATAAGAGAAGTGTATAAAAATAGAATTACCAATAATTTCATTTTAAATATTTATGATTACTATAGAAAGATGTTTTTCTTAAATACAATACTAACTTTTTACTGTTTTATAATCCAAAAATAACCTTTTTTGTTTCAAGTTGATTGTCTGTTTAAAATCAAAAAAAACACCTCCAAACCATAACAGTTCAAAGGTGCTTTCAGAATAAATAACTACAATTAAAACTACAAATCGTTATTTGTATCTTTTTTACGGTAAACCAAATAGAAAACCTGTGGTAAAACCGTTAAGGAAAGAATCATACAGGTTATTAATCCGCCTACGATCATAATGGCTAGGGGTTTTTGAACTTCAGAACCCATTCCGGTTGATAAAGCAGCCGGTAATAATCCTAAAGATCCCATTAAGGCAATCATAACAATTGGACGAATACGACTGTGAATTCCGTATGAAATGGCATCTTTTAAATGCATTCCGGCGCGCATGTTTTCGCGAATCATTCCGATGAGGACAATACTATCAATCGCGCTGACTCCAAAGAGAATGATAAATCCAATTCCTGCCGAGATTCCGAAAACGGTTCCTGTTATCCAAAGCGATAAGAATCCTCCAATAAAAGCATACGGCATGGCACTTATGGCTACCAAAGTATCTTTGAAGTTACCAAAGTTGAAATACAGCAGACATAAAATCAAGATCAAAACAACAGGAACAATCATCGCTAATTGTTTCGAAGCTCTTTCTTTACTTTCAAATTCTCCTGCCCATTTCATTACGTTTTCTTTTGGAAGTTTAACTTCGGCAGCTACTTTTTTCTGTGCTTCTGCAATTGTGCTTCCCAAATCTCGTCCTTCAATACTAAATCCAACGGCAATGTAACGGCTGTTTCCTTCACGGTAAATAAATGTTGGACCTGTTTTGTATTCTACGGTTGCAATTTCTTTTAAAGGCACTTTTTTACCATTCATAGTCGGAATCAAAATACCTTCGATTTTTTCTTTAGAATCACGATATTCTTTTTCAAAACGCAGGGTAATGTCAAATATCTTTTCGTCATCATAGAATTTTGTTGCAGCTTGTCCTCCAATCGTCATTCTAATAACCGCCTGTGCATCGGCAGTGGTTACGGCATAACGAGCCATTTTTTCATCTTCTAGCTGAATTCTCAATTCTGGCAGTCCAATGTTTTTATAAACGTTGATATCTTCAATTCCTTTTACATCTTTAATCGAATTTGCGACTTTTGCTGCCATTTCTTCCATCTGGAAAAGATCGCTTCCGAAAATCTTAATTACAAGCGGACTTTTTACACCCGCCACATATTCCTCGACATTATCCTGAATTGGCTGACTAAAACCAAATCCGATTCCCGGATATACATCAAGTTCTTTTTTGATCTCGGCAATCAGTTCTTCTTTACTTATTTTTCGTTTCCATTCGTCTTGATGCAGTAGTTCGATATGAAATTCAATATTAAAAAATCCAGTCGGGTCGGTTCCGTCATTTGGTCTTCCTGTTTGCGAAAGGACAAATTTTACTTCTTCAAACTTCCTGATTTTGGCTTTCATTTCTTTAGTCAATCGAACCGATTCGTCCAAATTGATACTATTCGGAAGCGTTGCTCTCACATAAATCGCACCTTCATTCAACTTCGGAATAAATTCTGATCCGTAAAAAGCAAATCGTACACAACAAACGGCCAATAAAGCTAAGAAAGCATAAATTGTAGTTTTTCTATGTTTTGTACTCCATTGAAAAAGCTTAAAAAGATTCTCTCTAAAGAAACGCGAAATCATGTTTTCTTTCTCTACAATGTTTTTCGTCAGCATCACTTTACACATGGCAGGCACGTAAGTAAGCGATAAAATCAGCGAACCTAATAAAGCGTACCCGAGAGTAAAGGCTAGGGGAGAGAACATTTTTCCTTCTACTTTCGTGAATGAGAAAATTGGCATTAAAGCGACAATCAAAATAATCAGGGCAAAGAAAATATAGGTTGCCACGCTTCCTACGCTTTTCTTGATTAATCCCATTTTACTCATGCTGTTAAAACGTTCCATTCCCACTTTATGGGCTTTCTTTTCGAGAGAAACGAACACATTTTCTACGATAACCAGTGTTCCTTCGAGCAGTAATCCGAAATCGAGCGCTCCCATAGAAATCAAGTTGGCAGGAAGTCCCTGAATTCGTAACATTACAATTGCAAACAAAAATGAAAGGGGAATTACAGTCGCCACAATCAACGAAGTACGCCAATTGTAAAGGAAAATGAACACGATCAATGAAACCAGTAAAACGCCTTCAATTAAGTTTTTAGTAACCGTTTTTACAGTTGTATTAACCAATTCGGTACGGTCAATAAACGGAACAATTTTGACATTATCCGGCAAAACTCTTTCGTTTAATTCGGTTAAACGTTCTTTCAATCTGCCAATTACTTCGCCCGGATTTTCACCACGAAGCATAATTACGATTCCTTCTACGACATCATCATCATCATCTAAACCAACCTGCCCCAGACGCGGTTTGGCCGAAATCGTAACCTCTGCAACGTGTTTTACTAAAACAGGAGCTCCGCCTTTGGTTTCAATTAAAATATTACCAATATCTTCGACTTTATTTACTAATCCAACCCCACGTACCACATAAGCCTGATCGCCGCGCTGAATAACGTCTCCACCCACATTGATATTACTTTTTGAAACGGCTTCGTAAACATCCAATGCAGATAAATTGTAATTTTCAAGTTCAGTCGGATTAATTTTGATTTCGAACATTTTTTCTTCTCCACCAAAACTTACCACATCGGCAACTCCGGGA
This portion of the Flavobacterium gelatinilyticum genome encodes:
- a CDS encoding efflux RND transporter permease subunit, with the protein product MKKFVQGLVAFSLKNSLIVFFLTAVLLVAGIVSYIHTPIEAFPDVTNTRARIITQWPGRSAEEVEKFITLPISKQMNTIPKKAEVRSISLFGLSVVTVLFDDGVEDFYAQQYASNRLNGLDLPEGADVEIDPPSGATGEIFRYVIKSDLPIKEVQAIQDWVIERELVAVPGVADVVSFGGEEKMFEIKINPTELENYNLSALDVYEAVSKSNINVGGDVIQRGDQAYVVRGVGLVNKVEDIGNILIETKGGAPVLVKHVAEVTISAKPRLGQVGLDDDDDVVEGIVIMLRGENPGEVIGRLKERLTELNERVLPDNVKIVPFIDRTELVNTTVKTVTKNLIEGVLLVSLIVFIFLYNWRTSLIVATVIPLSFLFAIVMLRIQGLPANLISMGALDFGLLLEGTLVIVENVFVSLEKKAHKVGMERFNSMSKMGLIKKSVGSVATYIFFALIILIVALMPIFSFTKVEGKMFSPLAFTLGYALLGSLILSLTYVPAMCKVMLTKNIVEKENMISRFFRENLFKLFQWSTKHRKTTIYAFLALLAVCCVRFAFYGSEFIPKLNEGAIYVRATLPNSINLDESVRLTKEMKAKIRKFEEVKFVLSQTGRPNDGTDPTGFFNIEFHIELLHQDEWKRKISKEELIAEIKKELDVYPGIGFGFSQPIQDNVEEYVAGVKSPLVIKIFGSDLFQMEEMAAKVANSIKDVKGIEDINVYKNIGLPELRIQLEDEKMARYAVTTADAQAVIRMTIGGQAATKFYDDEKIFDITLRFEKEYRDSKEKIEGILIPTMNGKKVPLKEIATVEYKTGPTFIYREGNSRYIAVGFSIEGRDLGSTIAEAQKKVAAEVKLPKENVMKWAGEFESKERASKQLAMIVPVVLILILCLLYFNFGNFKDTLVAISAMPYAFIGGFLSLWITGTVFGISAGIGFIILFGVSAIDSIVLIGMIRENMRAGMHLKDAISYGIHSRIRPIVMIALMGSLGLLPAALSTGMGSEVQKPLAIMIVGGLITCMILSLTVLPQVFYLVYRKKDTNNDL
- a CDS encoding cupin domain-containing protein gives rise to the protein MNPLTTIKTTFAVLFFQQIIFAQESKKETAPQYTIENCVNHFELDKATKTKVGYQYWFADKNFTHENTLKMSIVEPGKSTHAPHHHPEEEFFYILEGSASFFLDGKTVVVGPNTSLYCPPNAEHGISNAGNTNLKYLVIKKDLR
- a CDS encoding TetR/AcrR family transcriptional regulator, producing the protein MASKDRILRQKEETRSNILGAAYDIVKEEGWNGLSMRKIADKIEYTAPIIYEYFSNKEAILEELTGKGFMKLAKELQTARDKFEKPEDQLEAMWMTYWDFAFTNTEMYQLMFGVQMTCCAQRCSAQEAPYKLFTGVIAEIMKDSNPTEDIIKQKYFTFFSVIHGLIAINIINKSDILETINAQILKDAITGIIKSIQ
- a CDS encoding efflux RND transporter permease subunit, which gives rise to MFKIFIQRPVLATVISILLVILGVLGLTKLPLQQFPDIAPPSVLVTAVYPGANAETVLRSVAPSLEESINGVENMTYMSSTASNDGSLAITVFFKLGTDADQAAVNVQNRVAQATSQLPAEVVQQGIITAKQQNSFIMAIGMYTEDESKYDQTFVANYAQINIIPELKRIPGVGSASIFGGVKDYSMRVWLNPTQMSTYKVTPNEVMAAIQDKSLEAAPGKFGERSTEVFEYVIKYKGKLTKPEDYQNIAIRSNPDGSVLRLKDVARVELGAYSYNSLTRLNGKKGIVIGVIQLAGSNSNDIQIAINKMMEKASKDFPTGIKHNIFYSTKVSLDQSIEQVEHTLLEAFILVFVVVFIFLQDFRSTLIPAIAVPVAILGTFFFMQLFGFSINLLTLFALILAIGIVVDDAIVVVEAVHAKMEHKRLSPKIATHEAMHEITGAIISITLVMAAVFLPVGFMEGSTGVFYRQFAFTMAIAIVISAVNALTLSPALAALFLKDNHGAHDHDAPYEKKGFKEKFFTAFNSSFESLTNRYVGGLKFLIRKKWLSLGGLAAITAATILLVKTTPAGFIPTEDQGFIAIAVNTPSGTSLDGTQKVMTEAENTLRGLDASRFVTAISGFNLLTNSTSPSSAVVFVLLKPNEERGEVKNIDEIMNQVRGKLGAISGGSFFVFSFPTVPGFSNVEALDLVLQDKTGGKLDKFSGISQNFIGELMKRPEIAVAFTSFKADYPQLQLDINDEKANQLGVNVKDILQTMQAYFGSAQASDFNRFGKYYRVVVQADIADRADPTAIDRVFVKNKTGEMVPINTLVKLTRIYGSETASRYNLFNSISINAIPKPGFSSGDAIKAIEEVAKQQLPAGYGFEFSGQTREEISSGGQSATIFLLCLIFIYFLLAAQYESYILPLAVILSIPAGIFGVFVAIGLTGIENNIYVQVALVMLIGLLAKNAILIVEFAVQKRKSGMALVKASIDAAKLRLRPIIMTSLAFIVGLVPMMSAKGPSAQGNHSISIGAAGGMISGVILGLFIIPVLFIVFQYLQEKFSGKPIAVIHNEEK
- a CDS encoding efflux RND transporter periplasmic adaptor subunit is translated as MNPENSRIPTIFTRENVQPIKTKMKMKNVIITSFILALVLSSCGDKNQAPTAPPPPVLPVLAITSANTITDSEYPASIQGTVDVEIRPQVSGNLDRIFVDEGAYVNKGQTLFKINERPFREQLNNALASLHAAEAALINANLEVDKLTPLVQNKVVSDYQLKTAKATQKIAAANIEQAKAMVGSAKINLGYTNVTAPVSGYIGRLPKKQGSLVSASDVEALTTLSDVHEVFAYFSLGETDFINFKEQYAGSSLGDKIKKLPPVTLILADNSAYPKTGKIDMVDGQFDKTTGAITIRATFPNANGILRSGNTGRIRLGLNHDDAILVPQAATVEMQDKVFVFTVGKDNKVTKMPITVVGKSGTNYLIKDGVKSGDQIVLSGIDKLQDGQAIQPEKSTKVAEVTNKK